Proteins from a single region of Hydra vulgaris chromosome 12, alternate assembly HydraT2T_AEP:
- the LOC136088878 gene encoding arylamine N-acetyltransferase-like, protein MIESTFDKELYLKSLNLTDYLDHIDAIQPNKSMLYDIVKKHSQVIPYQNTGVYLATSTLDLSIKSLQERLLIKKLGGMCYETSELLWHALTSFGFKAYRTPTTVLNNLPFNEVAPRSHNIIIVFYENIKFLVDVGFGYNSIREPLPFSFTKTEEVLVQGEKYVLTCEDNFYILSMERQNELLTFYRFNKTDDSLPQFIDTDQTAKLYATFINYPGFMRIRDRYILCGKTTEFGRIGFIYDNEEKTFKKLLFDKDNAIKVFLESKEDFEQNIYKELNIFPDFRKLS, encoded by the coding sequence atgattgaatcTACTTTTGACAAGGAGTTatatctaaaaagtttgaaccTTACGGATTACTTGGATCATATTGATGCAATACAACCTAATAAGAGTATGCTATATGATATAGTAAAGAAGCACTCCCAAGTTATTCCTTATCAAAATACTGGTGTATATTTAGCCACTTCAACACTGGATTTGTCTATTAAATCTTTACAAGAGCgacttttaatcaaaaagttaGGAGGAATGTGCTACGAAACTTCAGAGCTTTTATGGCATGCTTTAACTTCTTTTGGATTTAAAGCATATCGAACTCCAACAACCGTGTTGAATAATTTACCATTTAATGAAGTCGCGCCTCGTtcacataatataataatagttttttatgaaaatattaagtttCTTGTAGATGTTGGTTTTGGATATAACAGCATTAGAGAACCACTTCCATTTTCTTTTACGAAAACGGAAGAAGTTTTGGTTCAAGGAGAAAAATATGTATTAACTTGTGAggataatttttacattttgagtATGGAAAGACAAAATGAATTGCTAACTTTTTATCGTTTTAATAAAACCGATGACTCCCTTCCGCAATTTATTGATACTGATCAAACTGCGAAACTTTACGCTACCTTTATAAATTACCCAGGGTTTATGAGAATTAGAGACCGCTATATACTTTGTGGCAAAACAACAGAGTTTGGTAGAATTGGATTTATCTATGATAATGAAgagaaaacctttaaaaaattattatttgataaagaCAATGCCATAAAGGTATTTTTAGAAAGCAAAGAAGACTTTgaacaaaacatttacaaagaattaaatatttttcctgaTTTTCGTAAGTTGagctaa